A window from Telopea speciosissima isolate NSW1024214 ecotype Mountain lineage chromosome 8, Tspe_v1, whole genome shotgun sequence encodes these proteins:
- the LOC122672299 gene encoding uncharacterized protein LOC122672299: MAPFEAQYGKKFHTPLYWNEVGEQRILGPELIQATCEKVDLIRERIKAAQSSQKGYADQRQKDLEFLIGDKVFLKVSPTKGVMQFSKKGKLSPRYIGPYKILTKIGPVVYRLALPPSLDGMHDIFHVSMLWKYMHDPSHVLSQEPPKLAADMSYKEQPEKILDNKVVNLRNRPIHYVKVKWCNHLEEEASWEAEVEMRAKYPSLGFLQDSAAMYADGGYLAGLEAQLAEYDSIGAEEPEFVSDEHGDGCRCDDCAYGH, from the exons ATGGCTCCATTtgaagctcagtatgggaagaagtttcataCTCCATTGTACTGGAACGAAGTAGGTGAGCAGCGTATCCTTGGGCCGGAATTGATCcaagcaacttgtgagaaggtggacttgatccgTGAGCGAATCAAGGCTGCCCAGTCTAGCCAGAAGGGCTATGCAGACCAAAGGCAGAAGGATCTAGAATTCCTTATTGGTGACAAGGTATTTCTCAAGGTATCGCCTACCAAGGGAGTGATGCAGTTCagtaagaagggcaagctaagcccgaGATATATTGGGCCCTACAAAATTCTTACGAAGATTGGACCGGTGGTTTATAGGTTAGCGCTCCCACCATCCTTGGATGGCATGCACGATATCTTCCACGTGTCTATGTTGTGGAAGTACATGCATGATCCCAGTCATGTTCTATCCCAGGAACCACCAAAGCTGGCAGCGGATATGTCTTATAAGGAACAACCTGAGAAGATCTTAGACAACAAAGTGGTGAATCTCCGCAACAGACCTATTCACTATGTGAAAGTGAAGTGGTGTAACCACCTAGAAGAAGAAGCGTCCTGGGAAGCTGAGGTGGAAATGCGAGCAAAGTACCCTTCTCTTGGATTCTTACAAG attctgctgCCATGTACGCTG atggtggttaCTTGGCGGGCTTAGAAGCTCAGCTAGCGGAGTATGATAGCATTGGCGCAGAGGAGCCTGAGTTTGTGTCAGATGAACATGGCGACGGTTGCcgctgtgatgattgtgcttacggGCACTGA